In Oryza brachyantha chromosome 2, ObraRS2, whole genome shotgun sequence, a single window of DNA contains:
- the LOC102706073 gene encoding copper transport protein ATX1, with product MAAETVVLKVGMSCQGCAGAVKRVLTKMEGVETFDIDLEQQKVTVKGNVKPEDVFQTVSKTGKKTSFWEAEASSAPAPAPAPATTEAAAPPTTTAAEAPAAAAAAASAAPEAPPAKADA from the exons ATGGCCGCTGAG ACTGTTGTCCTCAAGGTTGGTATGTCATGCCAAGGTTGTGCCGGAGCAGTAAAGAGAGTGCTCACGAAAATGGAAG GCGTGGAGACCTTCGACATAGACTTGGAGCAGCAGAAGGTGACAGTCAAGGGCAATGTCAAACCAGAAGACGTTTTCCAGACGGTCTCAAAGACAGGGAAGAAGACCTCCTTCTGGGAGGCTGAAGCCTCttctgctcctgctcctgctccggctccggcaACAACAGAAGCAGCAGCTCCTCCTACCACCACCGCGGCAGAagcacctgctgctgctgctgctgctgcttctgctgcacCAGAAGCACCTCCAGCCAAGGCTGACGCTTGA